ACTCATAACTAAGGGAGAGAGAGGGAATTTGTTCGAACCGATGAGTCAAGCGACCCTTGGTCGGGCTCCTCTGACAATACATCTCTATCCACGTTCATGTTCTCTATTTCTACTACGAGAAATTTTGTCTTTGACCCTGAAGTTTCGACAAAAGTAGAACCAAAGCAAATGGAGTAGGAAAGTATGAGTTGCAGGAACGATATGATCAGTTCACTAATCCTTAAATTTTTCATGTGCCCGGAGTGTAAATATACAGCAATTACTCAcatttctttaatattttattcctcACATACTTTTATCGTTGATTCCTATCAGTTAGGTGTCCATCTCCAATACAACCGGAGAGCTTCCACAACTCCATACGGGAACTCTCGGCACACGTGCTGGGCTCCATTGTTCCGTGTCTGTCTTGGAGCAGGACAGTCTTCAAAACTCCTTGCGACTGCAATCCTGTAAAGTGACAAAGCAATGCTCGATAAATGTCGTGTAAAAATCACACAcaaccacgaaaaaaaaaacgacaataGCAGTTTATCAAAAAGTCTACCCATTTACGCGATATTACAACATAAATGAAGTGAGGAACTCTTGACCGAACTCTAGCTATTCTACATCCGCACTGTTCCACCATAAGCATAGTTTCGAGAATATTCTACCTTCCTTCCTAAATATATTAAATTTAACTGGGAagaattaatttcaatttaattttaattaattaagaagATTAAGAAGGTGTTCCCAAggttctggaatttttcttggGAAGTCCCGGAAACTTTCGATTCTTGTTCGATACTTATGATGTGGTAGTTGTAGAAGCTTCTCGGAGGCAAAAGGTATGTATAGTCGAAATCACTCCCTTAAcctttagtttaattttttaaatttttagcaCCATGCCAATTTCACAAAAGCAGCTTTGAGCCATCGTCTTCTTTGAAATGCGCCGCAGCGGTGTCTGTAACATCAACAGCGCATTGCCATTATCATTAGGACTGTTCATCGTTGTTTCGTCGGCATCGCAAGAGGATACACGATCTTCCGTGATCCTGGGATTCGAATGGCGTACTACGAGCTGCTTCCAAAAGAACATGCGGTTCCCGTTGTCGTCTACGGAACTCAGCTTCAGAAACTCGCAGAAGCTGTTTGAGAAAATCGGCTGAGAACAACTTCGGTGTATCTAATTCTTCATAATAATGCGAGACCCCATACCGCTAAGGAGACCTACGGCTAGACGGAGACAGAGCCCATCCAGTTCTCCCGATTTAGCCCCTCTGGTTGTCGCTTATTACGCACCTTCAGGAATTTAGTACTTGAAAAAGCCTTATCAAGTTCGATGACGTTAGACGGACGGTCGCTGACTCCGAGTGCCATCCTCGCAGCGTTGAGGAAAGGATCACTGACCTCCCAGTTAG
The Necator americanus strain Aroian chromosome I, whole genome shotgun sequence genome window above contains:
- a CDS encoding hypothetical protein (NECATOR_CHRI.G2406.T1) — encoded protein: MLHKSEKLILVFDKFGIKNYGRSDWAVDIVLIFVAGLQSQGVLKTVLLQDRHGTMEPSTCAESSRMELWKLSGCIGDGHLTDRNQR